The following coding sequences are from one Sander lucioperca isolate FBNREF2018 chromosome 2, SLUC_FBN_1.2, whole genome shotgun sequence window:
- the c2h12orf65 gene encoding probable peptide chain release factor C12orf65 homolog, mitochondrial codes for MSRLVQFISCMYSVSSRVIWRGSPSVSPLLMPLPSGLTCVLAAGKKDLIDLPVLNEDELEEQFVRGSGPGGQATNKTSNCVVLKHIPSGIVVKCHQTRSVDINRKRAREIMREKLDVVYKGELSEVLVKKKESELRKQEKRRKANENLDRKKLFKEALAADSKPGNDTV; via the exons aTGTCGCGGCTTGTCCAGTTCATCAGCTGTATGTACAGTGTGTCCAGTCGGGTCATATGGAGAGGTTCTCCCAGTGTCTCTCCACTGCTAATGCCGCTCCCGTCTGGACTGACATGTGTTTTGGCAGCCGGCAAAAAGGACTTGATAGACCTTCCTGTCCTGAATGAGGACGAGCTCGAAGAGCAGTTTGTGAGAGGCTCTGGACCCGGAGGACAGGCCACCAACAAAACCAGCAACTGTGTGGTGCTCAAGCACATCCCCAGTGGGATTGTTGTGAAG TGCCATCAAACCAGATCTGTGGATATAAACCGAAAGCGTGCTCGGGAAATTATGCGAGAGAAACTTGATGTTGTTTATAAAGGAGAACTCAGTGAAGTTCTTGTAAAGAAGAAAGAGTCTGAGCtgaggaaacaagagaagaggaggaaggcaAATGAGAATCTGGACAGAAAAAAACTCTTTAAAGAAGCGCTGGCTGCAGACTCCAAACCTGGAAATGACACTGTTTGA